The Nicotiana tomentosiformis chromosome 2, ASM39032v3, whole genome shotgun sequence genome includes the window TTAAATTGAACCCCCTTTAGACCATGTAGCTCTGCTCCTAATTTTAACTCCTTGCCTATAATACATTCTTGGCATAAAAGAAATGCTAATACTGCTGAAATCATGACAGGTTCATCCATGCATCTCTTGGTATTGGCACTGCTTTGTGTGCTATCACTTGCCTTGGCCATGTTGCTGCAAATTCTGCCAACTCTTATTGCCTCTCTTCTGTATCCTTCTTATAGATAGTTCTCATATATTCTCTTAGGAAAGAAGCTGCATAGGAAGAGATCAAAAGAAAGGACCTTAACAATAATTATAGTATATGTTCGTCATATTTGTGCTTCTTCTATCAGAGATTGGAGTGGCAGCTGATGTTTTGTTGAATTCTAACTGGGAGAAGGTATGCATCTAAGAAATCTTTATTCAACTATTGTTATTCAAGTTAGCTTTCTGTATTCTATTGATCAAGACATCGACAAAAGAACCTCGTTGCTTCTCTCCAATGTTCTGATTATGTTTTTTACCTAAATCAGGATTTACCAGAAGATCCATCAGGAAGATTTAATGATTTCGAGGAGTTTGTGAAGTCGAATAGCGGTGTATTCCAATGGATTGCCGTGTTTAGTGTTCTAGCACAGGCAAGAAAAGACCCCTTGAAGAAATTTCAGTATGTTTTGCTGTCTGAAGTTATGAAATGTGATTCTTGATCAAAATTTTTGATAAGCAGGGGTGTTCTATGCTATTTGCTACAATGTTAAGAACTATTGGGAAAGTTAAGGAATATACTCAAGAGAATGAAGGTGAATATGCAGAACCATGGGATCCACTTCTGCGCCCACCAGAACTGCCACCAGCTACAATGTATCCACCCTATGTTATTGGTGAACCAGTCTACAAGGgtgtttgagttttggaagagaAAAGGTTAGATCCATACTAAAAATGGAAAATCTTGAAACTTTTTTTGGCATTTAAGTTATTGATGTTTTCCAGTTTTTGCAGAAGCTGAAGTGAATGAAGCTTTCCTCTATGGGAAGAAGGTTGCTGAGGCAACACTTAGTAGCACAACTCAAATATTGAACTTGAAGTTTGGAGATTGGGACTAAGATATAACCTGCCTAGGCAAGTTTAGCTAGGAATATTGATTATGCTATGTAGCTTCTCCAATTGCTTAAGAATGTTTTTTATGAGGAACAGATAAGATCATAATGTACATTTAATAGTATCATTTTGCATTTTTGATGTTTTCAGTAGTATTGCTTCATTTATCACAATGAATTATATTTGTCGGATAATTGAATATTTGTTTTCATTCTCAACAAAATATAAATATTGAATATTGAACAAAAAGAAAGGAAACAAAGAAAATGAAAGAGCTAACCATCTCCACTGATAGATTAATATGAACTACGGAGTACTAAAATAATGGGGGGAAACGTGAGGTAGAAATAAATTGTTAATCCTTGATGTCAAAGAAAGTTTTCTTCTAGTTCCACTTCTTGTGATTCTAATTCAAAAATACTTGTTGGAATTTTTTATAAACCTTTTTATTTGTCATCAAATGAATGACATCTTTCTCTGGAAACTCTAGCTATCTCAGGATGATATTGGAAAATCTCATTTCTTTTACTCAAACAAGCTTTGGTATTTGCTCAAATGTGGGGTTTAACATCCAGAACCCCCCTTGTGCTTGAAATCTATCACTGTAAGGGGTCGTCTGGCCAtttaagaaataaaatttgctgACATCTTATTAACTTTTGATGTAATATTGTCCGGTAGAGCCGAGGGTCTACAGGAAACAGACTCTCTACCCCTCTAAGGTAGGAGTAAGGTGTAggagtaaggtttgcgtacacattaCTCTCCCCagattgggtatgttgttgtaatATTTTCAAGAAGAGTTTAAGCTTATATACAC containing:
- the LOC104120962 gene encoding tetraspanin-19-like is translated as MVKPVKVCLQWSLKFTNLTIGFVGIAILFYGIWLIRVWQRDAADSHSSPDYDHFPWFIHASLGIGTALCAITCLGHVAANSANSYCLSSYMFVIFVLLLSEIGVAADVLLNSNWEKDLPEDPSGRFNDFEEFVKSNSGVFQWIAVFSVLAQGCSMLFATMLRTIGKVKEYTQENEGEYAEPWDPLLRPPELPPATMYPPYVIGEPVYKVFAEAEVNEAFLYGKKVAEATLSSTTQILNLKFGDWD